The proteins below come from a single Brevundimonas sp. LM2 genomic window:
- the rnc gene encoding ribonuclease III, translating into MANVRAEAVTALVERLGHDFRDPTLLERALTHSSVGEGADKAAGKPARHNERLEFLGDRVLGLLVAQRLHQDFPAADEGELSSRLHALVDKHACGRVGERLKVGDALRLSPGESKTGGRRKEGVVADAMEALLAAVFLDAGLDAARAVFDRAWAEELASPPPRALNNPKSALQEWAQGHGRPLPTYRVVAQTGSDHAPTFTVEVSIEGVEPLTAPGRSRQDAEKKAATAMLQREGVI; encoded by the coding sequence ATGGCGAACGTGAGGGCAGAGGCGGTGACCGCTCTGGTCGAACGCCTCGGCCACGATTTTCGGGACCCCACCCTGCTGGAGCGGGCCCTGACCCATTCCAGCGTGGGGGAGGGGGCCGACAAGGCCGCCGGCAAGCCCGCGCGCCACAACGAGCGGCTGGAGTTCCTGGGGGACCGGGTGCTGGGCCTGCTGGTGGCCCAGCGGCTGCATCAGGACTTCCCGGCCGCCGACGAGGGCGAACTGTCGTCGCGCCTGCACGCCCTGGTCGACAAGCACGCCTGCGGCAGGGTCGGCGAGCGACTGAAGGTCGGCGACGCCCTGCGGCTGTCGCCCGGCGAGTCCAAGACCGGCGGTCGGCGCAAGGAGGGCGTGGTCGCCGATGCCATGGAGGCCCTGCTGGCCGCCGTCTTCCTGGATGCCGGGCTGGACGCGGCGCGGGCCGTGTTCGATCGGGCCTGGGCTGAGGAACTGGCCTCGCCCCCGCCGCGGGCCCTGAACAACCCCAAGTCCGCGCTGCAGGAATGGGCCCAGGGGCACGGCCGACCCCTGCCCACCTACCGCGTCGTGGCCCAGACAGGCTCCGACCATGCCCCGACCTTCACGGTCGAGGTTTCCATCGAGGGCGTCGAACCCTTGACCGCGCCGGGACGTTCGCGTCAGGACGCGGAAAAGAAGGCCGCGACGGCCATGCTCCAACGTGAAGGCGTGATTTGA
- the pyrE gene encoding orotate phosphoribosyltransferase, producing MTSEDVLNEFRAAHALREGHFVLSSGLHSPVFLQKNLVFMDGARCARLCQALAEKIVATVGPVDVAISPAVGGIIPGYETAKHLKVRSMYVEREDGAFKLRRGFHIAPGEKVVMVEDIVTTGLSSRECIAAIREAGGDVVAAACIVDRSGGRADVGVPLIALATLDVPAYPADSLPPELAALPVEDPGSRRLAK from the coding sequence ATGACCTCCGAAGACGTCCTCAACGAATTCCGCGCCGCCCACGCCCTGCGCGAGGGCCATTTCGTCCTGTCCTCCGGCCTGCACAGCCCGGTCTTCCTGCAGAAGAACCTGGTGTTCATGGACGGGGCCCGCTGCGCGCGTCTGTGCCAGGCCCTGGCGGAGAAGATCGTCGCGACCGTGGGACCGGTTGACGTCGCCATCTCGCCCGCCGTCGGGGGCATCATCCCCGGCTATGAGACGGCGAAACACCTCAAGGTGCGGTCGATGTACGTCGAGCGCGAGGACGGGGCGTTCAAACTGCGGCGCGGCTTCCACATCGCGCCGGGCGAGAAGGTCGTCATGGTCGAGGACATCGTCACCACGGGCCTGTCCAGTCGCGAATGCATCGCCGCCATCCGCGAGGCGGGCGGCGATGTCGTGGCGGCCGCCTGTATCGTCGATCGCTCCGGCGGCCGGGCCGACGTCGGCGTGCCGCTGATCGCCCTGGCCACCCTGGATGTGCCGGCCTATCCGGCCGATTCCCTGCCGCCCGAGCTGGCGGCCCTGCCGGTCGAGGATCCGGGCAGCCGGCGGCTGGCAAAATGA
- a CDS encoding lipoprotein-releasing ABC transporter permease subunit → MTTTPLGAPPKPAGAFSAWEIGLALRYLRAKRKEGGVATIAIISFIGIMLAVAVLISVMSIMAGFRNELLGRMLSFNGHMYVQGQVLTAPDRDAVVDRLRGVPGVVSVSPLTESQALIRAGGQTTGAFVRGLRPADIDTMSYVSSSMSAEARASFGRGAYGGDNILIGQALADQLGLRVGDPIQIYSPSGADSAFGNLGGLEKTYIVGGTYTSGAADYDRAFIFMPLEQAQLFFGKEGVWDVIEMKVDDPDRVQDYLEPVATAAGPGAFVQDWRDRLAAFWGALRVERVAMSIILGLVVAIAAMNIISGIVMLVKNKGRDIAILRTIGASPAAILRIFFMAGATIGVAGTLAGLTLGLLFCLNIGPIQHFLEAITGVQLFNADVYMLDAIPAEVDPVDVFWVAVWSLVMSCVASLPPSWSASRIDPVEALRYE, encoded by the coding sequence TTGACCACGACGCCGCTGGGGGCCCCGCCCAAGCCCGCCGGGGCCTTCTCCGCCTGGGAGATCGGCCTGGCGCTCCGCTACCTGCGCGCCAAGCGCAAGGAGGGCGGGGTGGCGACCATCGCCATCATCAGCTTCATCGGCATCATGCTGGCCGTCGCCGTGCTGATCAGCGTGATGAGCATCATGGCCGGGTTCCGCAACGAACTGCTGGGCCGGATGCTGAGCTTCAACGGGCATATGTATGTGCAGGGCCAGGTCCTGACCGCGCCCGATCGCGACGCGGTAGTGGATCGGCTGCGCGGCGTGCCCGGCGTGGTCAGCGTCAGCCCCCTGACCGAATCCCAGGCCCTGATTCGGGCCGGTGGCCAGACGACCGGAGCCTTCGTGCGCGGGCTGCGTCCGGCCGACATCGACACCATGTCCTATGTCTCGTCCAGCATGTCGGCCGAGGCCCGGGCCAGCTTCGGCCGAGGGGCCTATGGCGGCGACAACATCCTGATCGGCCAGGCCCTGGCGGACCAGCTGGGGCTGCGCGTCGGGGATCCGATCCAGATCTATTCGCCGTCCGGGGCCGACTCGGCCTTCGGCAATTTGGGCGGGCTGGAGAAGACCTATATCGTCGGCGGCACCTACACCTCGGGCGCGGCGGACTACGACCGGGCCTTCATCTTCATGCCCCTGGAACAGGCCCAGCTGTTCTTCGGCAAGGAGGGCGTCTGGGACGTCATCGAGATGAAGGTCGACGATCCCGACCGGGTCCAGGACTATCTCGAGCCCGTCGCCACAGCCGCCGGACCGGGGGCCTTCGTCCAGGACTGGCGCGACCGTCTGGCCGCCTTCTGGGGTGCCCTGCGGGTGGAGCGGGTCGCCATGTCGATAATTTTGGGACTGGTCGTGGCCATCGCCGCCATGAACATCATCTCCGGCATCGTCATGCTGGTGAAGAACAAGGGGCGCGACATCGCCATCCTGCGCACCATCGGGGCCAGCCCGGCCGCGATCCTGCGCATCTTCTTCATGGCCGGGGCGACCATCGGCGTGGCCGGCACCCTGGCGGGCCTGACCCTGGGCCTGCTGTTCTGCCTGAACATCGGCCCGATCCAGCATTTCCTCGAGGCCATCACCGGGGTCCAGCTGTTCAACGCCGACGTCTATATGCTGGACGCCATCCCGGCCGAGGTCGATCCCGTCGACGTCTTCTGGGTCGCCGTCTGGTCCCTGGTCATGAGCTGCGTCGCCAGCCTGCCGCCGTCGTGGTCGGCGTCCCGCATCGATCCGGTCGAGGCCCTGCGTTATGAGTAG
- a CDS encoding ABC transporter ATP-binding protein has translation MSSPVLSLRGVTRTYTTGQGGLTVLKGVDLDIFPGELVGLIGPSGSGKSSLLHAAGLLERPTSGEVRIDGEDVGNLDERARTRLRLSRIGFVYQFHHLLPEFDARDNVALPMRIAGYPEAEARARAETALGSLGLAERTLHQPAQMSGGEQQRVALARALANSPRLLLADEPTGNLDPTTSQTVFEALQKLVKDTGVAALIATHNMELAGHMDRVFALKDGHLEERPAEGRAY, from the coding sequence ATGAGTAGCCCCGTCCTGAGCCTGCGCGGCGTCACCCGCACCTATACGACCGGGCAGGGCGGTCTGACGGTCCTGAAAGGCGTCGATCTCGACATCTTCCCGGGCGAACTGGTCGGGCTGATCGGCCCGTCGGGGTCGGGCAAGTCGTCGCTGTTGCACGCCGCCGGCCTGCTGGAGCGCCCGACGTCCGGCGAGGTCCGGATCGACGGAGAGGACGTCGGCAATCTGGACGAGCGGGCGCGCACGCGACTGCGCCTGTCGCGGATCGGCTTCGTCTATCAGTTCCACCATCTGCTGCCGGAGTTCGACGCGCGCGACAACGTCGCCCTGCCGATGCGAATCGCCGGCTATCCCGAGGCCGAGGCCCGAGCCCGGGCCGAGACGGCCCTCGGGTCGCTGGGTCTGGCCGAGCGCACCCTGCACCAGCCGGCGCAGATGTCGGGCGGCGAGCAGCAGCGCGTGGCCCTGGCCCGGGCCCTGGCCAACAGCCCCCGCCTGTTGCTGGCCGACGAGCCGACCGGCAATCTGGACCCGACCACCAGCCAGACGGTGTTCGAGGCGCTGCAGAAACTGGTCAAGGACACCGGGGTCGCGGCTCTGATCGCCACCCACAACATGGAGCTGGCGGGCCATATGGACCGGGTCTTCGCCCTGAAGGACGGCCATCTGGAGGAACGACCCGCCGAGGGGCGGGCATACTGA
- a CDS encoding DUF1467 family protein, with amino-acid sequence MPIGPVTMFAIYVVVWWVVLFGILPLGTSAETHEPPTDGSQWGAPKTPNLKKKFFTTTWVALIVWAFVMFLVFIGWMPLPDLAPPGV; translated from the coding sequence ATGCCCATCGGTCCCGTGACCATGTTCGCCATCTATGTCGTGGTCTGGTGGGTGGTGCTGTTCGGCATCCTGCCGCTGGGCACCTCGGCCGAAACCCACGAGCCGCCGACCGATGGCAGCCAGTGGGGGGCGCCCAAGACGCCGAACCTGAAGAAGAAATTCTTCACCACCACCTGGGTCGCCCTGATCGTCTGGGCCTTTGTGATGTTCCTGGTCTTCATCGGCTGGATGCCGCTGCCGGACCTGGCGCCGCCGGGCGTCTGA
- the proS gene encoding proline--tRNA ligase: MRLSRYFLPTLKEAPSDAQIISHQLMLRAGMIKQEAAGIYAWLPLGLRVLNRIEQIVREEQERAGAVEVLMPTLQLADLWRESGRYDAYGPEMLRITDRHERELLYGPTNEEMITDIFRSFVKSYKALPLNLFHIQWKFRDERRPRFGVMRGREFLMKDAYSFDIDEAAARRAYNRMFVAYLNTFARMGLKAVPMRADTGPIGGDLSHEFIVLAETGESQVFCDRQLVEMPAPGADVDWNDLQSIVDQRTSLYAATEEMHDAAQFDSQTAEADRLTARGIEVGHIFYFGTKYSAPMKAKVAGPDGQDTEVHMGSYGVGVSRLLGAIIEASHDDAGIIWPDSVAPFDVVVINLRANDPAVCEACEAAVEALEAAGKSVLYDDTDERPGGKFATADLIGIPWQLVIGPKGVAEGVVELKRRASGEKSTLPLDQAMERIG, from the coding sequence ATGCGCCTGTCGCGCTATTTCCTGCCCACGCTCAAAGAAGCGCCCTCGGACGCCCAGATCATCTCGCATCAGCTGATGCTGCGCGCCGGCATGATCAAGCAGGAGGCCGCGGGCATCTATGCCTGGCTGCCGCTGGGCCTGCGCGTGCTCAACCGGATCGAGCAGATCGTGCGCGAGGAGCAGGAGCGGGCCGGGGCCGTCGAGGTGCTGATGCCGACCCTGCAATTGGCGGACCTGTGGCGGGAATCGGGGCGGTACGACGCCTATGGCCCCGAGATGCTGCGCATCACCGACCGGCACGAGCGCGAGCTGCTGTACGGCCCCACCAATGAGGAGATGATCACCGACATCTTCCGCAGTTTCGTCAAGAGCTACAAGGCGCTGCCGCTGAACCTGTTTCACATCCAGTGGAAATTCCGCGACGAGCGCCGGCCCCGGTTCGGGGTGATGCGCGGGCGCGAGTTCCTGATGAAGGACGCCTACAGCTTCGACATCGACGAGGCGGCGGCGCGGCGGGCCTATAACCGGATGTTCGTGGCCTATCTGAACACCTTTGCCCGGATGGGGCTGAAGGCGGTGCCGATGCGGGCGGACACCGGTCCGATCGGCGGCGATCTGAGCCACGAATTCATCGTCCTGGCCGAGACCGGCGAGAGCCAGGTGTTCTGCGATCGCCAGCTGGTCGAAATGCCCGCGCCCGGCGCGGACGTGGACTGGAACGACCTGCAGTCAATCGTTGATCAGCGGACGTCGCTCTATGCCGCGACCGAGGAAATGCACGACGCCGCCCAATTCGACAGCCAGACGGCCGAGGCCGACCGGCTGACCGCGCGCGGCATCGAGGTCGGCCACATCTTCTATTTCGGCACCAAATACTCTGCCCCGATGAAGGCCAAGGTGGCGGGGCCCGACGGGCAGGACACCGAGGTGCACATGGGCAGCTATGGCGTCGGGGTGTCACGTTTGCTGGGGGCCATCATCGAGGCCAGTCATGACGACGCCGGCATCATCTGGCCCGACTCTGTCGCGCCGTTCGACGTCGTGGTCATCAACCTGCGCGCCAACGACCCGGCCGTCTGCGAGGCCTGCGAGGCGGCGGTCGAGGCCCTGGAGGCGGCGGGCAAGTCGGTCCTGTACGACGACACCGACGAGCGGCCGGGCGGCAAGTTCGCCACCGCCGACCTGATCGGCATCCCGTGGCAGCTGGTCATCGGTCCCAAGGGCGTGGCCGAGGGCGTGGTCGAGCTGAAACGCCGGGCCTCGGGCGAGAAGTCGACCCTGCCGCTGGACCAGGCGATGGAGCGTATCGGTTGA
- the acpS gene encoding holo-ACP synthase: protein MILGVGADLTDIRRIQASLDRFGDRFRNRCFTETERVRSERKPDAAWSYAKRFAAKEACAKALGTGMRRDVYWKDMGVVNLRSGQPTLALTGPAADHLARLTPPGHTARIHLTLSDEHPYALAFVVIEALPMA from the coding sequence GTGATCCTGGGGGTGGGGGCCGATCTGACCGACATCCGGCGCATCCAGGCCTCGCTGGACCGGTTCGGCGACCGGTTCCGCAACCGCTGCTTCACCGAGACCGAGCGCGTGCGGTCCGAGCGCAAGCCGGATGCGGCCTGGAGCTACGCCAAGCGGTTCGCCGCCAAGGAGGCCTGCGCCAAGGCCCTGGGCACCGGCATGCGTCGCGACGTCTACTGGAAGGACATGGGGGTGGTGAACCTGCGATCGGGCCAGCCGACCCTGGCCCTGACCGGCCCGGCCGCCGACCATCTGGCCCGACTGACACCGCCGGGCCACACCGCGCGCATTCATCTGACGCTTTCGGACGAGCACCCCTATGCACTCGCCTTCGTGGTGATCGAAGCCTTGCCGATGGCGTAA
- the lepB gene encoding signal peptidase I, with protein MPDASIEPTAAAASPALAEPSAPTATASGSGSATPPPIWSDKGDAPFDDRKETIPPGARVSAKDDDDDGGSAASETLEIVKTIVVALAIAFVLRVLLFQPFTIPSASMEPNLYEGDYIVVSKWAYGYSKFSSGLPINLPLGEDRVLGRAPARGDIVVFKLPRDDKTDYIKRVIGLPGDQVQMINNRLHINGVAVKDVVVGASEVVDVFGPRPVTKVRETLPNGRTFETQDFGPGGDLDDTGVYEVPLGHYFMMGDNRDNSIDSRVQASAGVGLVPDENLVGKAEIIMFSWEPGASLWNPISWFANIRLDRFFKILD; from the coding sequence ATGCCGGACGCCTCGATCGAGCCGACCGCGGCGGCGGCGTCGCCCGCGCTCGCCGAACCCTCCGCACCGACGGCCACGGCCTCCGGCTCGGGCTCTGCGACTCCGCCGCCGATCTGGAGCGACAAGGGCGACGCGCCGTTCGACGACCGCAAGGAAACGATCCCCCCCGGGGCCCGCGTCTCGGCCAAGGATGACGACGACGATGGCGGTTCCGCCGCGTCGGAGACCCTGGAGATCGTCAAGACCATCGTCGTGGCGCTGGCCATCGCCTTCGTCCTGCGGGTCCTGCTGTTCCAGCCCTTCACCATTCCCTCGGCCTCGATGGAGCCCAACCTCTACGAGGGCGACTACATCGTCGTGTCGAAGTGGGCCTATGGCTATTCCAAATTCTCGTCCGGCCTCCCGATCAACCTGCCGCTGGGCGAGGATCGCGTGCTGGGCCGCGCACCGGCGCGGGGCGACATCGTGGTGTTCAAACTGCCGCGCGACGACAAGACCGACTATATCAAACGCGTGATCGGCCTGCCGGGCGATCAGGTGCAGATGATCAACAACAGGCTGCACATCAACGGCGTCGCGGTTAAGGACGTGGTCGTCGGGGCCTCGGAAGTGGTCGACGTCTTCGGCCCGCGTCCGGTCACCAAGGTCCGCGAGACCCTGCCCAACGGCCGCACCTTCGAGACCCAGGACTTCGGTCCCGGGGGCGATCTGGACGACACCGGCGTCTATGAGGTCCCGCTCGGCCACTATTTCATGATGGGCGACAACCGCGACAACTCGATCGACAGCCGGGTCCAGGCCTCGGCCGGCGTCGGCTTGGTGCCGGACGAGAACCTGGTCGGCAAGGCCGAGATCATCATGTTCTCATGGGAGCCCGGAGCCTCCCTGTGGAACCCGATCAGCTGGTTCGCGAACATCCGTCTCGACCGGTTCTTCAAGATTCTCGACTGA
- the mce gene encoding methylmalonyl-CoA epimerase gives MIGRLNHVGIATPSIETSVALYRDLLGATAAGAPFDLPAQGVRVCFIDLPNSQIELIEPLGDDSPIHGFLAKNPRGGQHHVCFEVEDILAARDALRAKGATLLGTGEPRLGAHGTPILFLHPKDMGGVLVELMETPKETH, from the coding sequence ATGATCGGAAGACTGAACCATGTCGGCATCGCCACGCCGTCCATCGAGACCAGCGTCGCCCTGTACCGCGATCTGCTCGGGGCCACCGCGGCCGGCGCGCCGTTCGACCTGCCGGCCCAGGGGGTGCGGGTCTGTTTCATCGACCTGCCCAACAGCCAGATCGAACTGATCGAGCCGCTGGGCGACGACAGCCCGATCCACGGCTTCCTGGCCAAGAACCCCAGGGGCGGGCAGCACCACGTCTGTTTCGAGGTCGAGGACATCCTGGCCGCGCGCGACGCGCTACGGGCCAAGGGCGCGACCCTGCTGGGCACCGGCGAGCCCCGCCTCGGGGCCCACGGCACGCCGATCCTGTTTCTGCATCCCAAGGACATGGGCGGAGTCCTGGTCGAGCTGATGGAAACCCCCAAGGAGACCCACTGA
- a CDS encoding pyridoxine 5'-phosphate synthase, whose protein sequence is MISSRIRLGVNIDHVATVRNARGGLSPDPVRAAREALAAGADGITAHLREDRRHISDADLDGLSALLREQAQPLNLEMAVTQEMLDIALVHRPHAVCLVPEKREERTTEGGLDVAGGHNWITPVVARLNDAGSRVSLFIGADPAQIDAAHRSGAAVVELHTGAYCDAVREGDAERAASELTALRAGAARASGLGLEVHAGHGIDYDTVAAIAAIPEVMELNIGHFLIGEAIFVGLGPAIARMRGLMDAARGLETAA, encoded by the coding sequence ATGATCTCGTCCCGCATCCGGCTGGGGGTCAATATCGACCACGTGGCCACCGTGCGGAACGCGCGGGGCGGTCTGTCGCCAGACCCGGTGCGGGCCGCGCGAGAGGCGCTGGCGGCCGGGGCCGACGGCATCACCGCCCATCTGCGCGAGGATCGCCGCCATATCTCCGACGCCGATCTGGACGGGCTGTCGGCCCTGTTGCGGGAACAGGCCCAGCCGCTGAATCTGGAGATGGCGGTGACGCAGGAGATGCTGGACATCGCCCTGGTCCATCGTCCGCACGCCGTCTGTCTGGTGCCCGAGAAGCGCGAGGAGCGCACCACCGAGGGCGGTCTGGACGTCGCCGGCGGCCACAACTGGATCACGCCCGTGGTGGCGCGGCTGAACGACGCCGGATCGCGCGTCTCCCTCTTCATCGGGGCCGACCCCGCCCAGATCGACGCCGCCCATCGCAGCGGCGCCGCCGTGGTCGAACTGCACACCGGGGCCTATTGCGACGCCGTACGCGAGGGTGATGCCGAGCGCGCCGCAAGCGAACTGACGGCCCTGCGGGCGGGGGCCGCCCGGGCCAGCGGCCTGGGGCTGGAAGTCCACGCCGGGCACGGCATCGACTACGACACCGTCGCGGCGATCGCGGCCATCCCCGAGGTGATGGAGCTGAACATCGGCCATTTCCTGATCGGCGAGGCCATCTTCGTCGGCCTGGGTCCGGCCATCGCGCGGATGCGGGGATTGATGGACGCGGCCCGGGGGCTGGAGACGGCGGCGTGA